The DNA segment GGGCACCTTTGGAGTCCTGGAAAATTCTACCGGACTGTTGGCGATGCTGATGCAGACACAGTAATCCAGTATGTCCGTGATCACAGACTCCAGCAAACCAGTTTGGACTCCTATACATCGACTACTAACCATGCGTCATAGGAAGCTCCGCCATTTATGGCGGAGAGGATGTCACATGAAAAACATAAAGTGTCGGGATCCTTTTCTTCTTCCCAGTCCGATAGCCACAGTTACGACAATAAAACTCTATTGTTACTTCACCACCCCATATTGTAAGATTCTTAACCTTATCCAAAACAAAGCCACAAACCGGGCACTTCCTCAACACCTTTTTTGGGTCCCCCTCACGTGAGTGTATCTCTAATTTTACTAAACCGCTTTTTATCGCAACATTCCTGAGCCTAGTTGTACTAACACAATATTTTTTCTTTTTCTTGTTAAGCTCTTTTGTCACTAAGTCTCTGAGTTTGTTTTGTGATTTAACCACGTGGTACTCCTTAAAAACTTTGTTAAACGCTTCTATAATCTGTTCCTCAGAGGGGATATGATAACTCATAAATATTATTAGTAATCCAATACGGGTTACTTAAAATCTATCTCTCGGTAGTTGCCTTTGTTTTTATGTGGAAATAATTTATTTGGGATTGGTTTATCTAAAAAATTACATAGTTTTTCCCAGCCGTCTCCACCAGTTATATTCATGACTAAAAGCCTAGATGGCTTGTCCCTAAAATAATTTATTATTTCTTCGTTTCTCTTTTCAAGAAATTTCATTTTTTCTGATAAATTTTTAAGCATTCTTTCAGAAATCTGAGAATTTTTGTAAAAATTATAATAACTCTTTTTTAGAGATTCAGTGTCTCTTACTGTTAAAATGAATTTACTCTCTGGGAAATGTAAATCGATTTTTTTATAGAACTCTTTATCCCCAAATGGATAATCAACAAATGCGTCGTAGCTACTTTTTTTTATTTCCTCGATGTATTTTTCCTCCCCATATTTCTGATAAGTCGGCCAATCAAACATCCTAGCTGATTTGTAACCAAGAATTTTTAATGCTTTATGTAAAGATGTTGTACCAGTTTTAGGGCCGCCTATGCAAAAAATTTTAGTGTCACTTCTGTCTTTTACTAAAGAAAGAAAAAAATTATGTACCCTCTGCAAGGGCCAGTATATTTCAAGTAGGATACCTACGATCTTCCAGGTTATTTTCTTCATATCGTATGTTTTATATGGAGATGGTTTTTAACAGGTCAGTTCTTGTTACGATGCCGACTATTTTTTCTTTTTCTAGTAGTGGCAGAGCACCTATGTTTTTATCTATCATTATCCTAGCTGCATCTAAAGCGCTTATGTGTGGCTCAGCCCATATCACTGGTGTTCTCATAACATCTTCTACTAGTAACTCGTCTAGCTGATGTTTCTGTCTACCAAGTGAATAAGATTTTTTTAGATCAGCAAGGGCAAAAGCAATCTCGATATCAGATATGATACCGACTAGTCTACCATTATGTGCAACTGGTAGACGGGCGACATCTTTTTCTATCATGATTCTTCTAGCGTGTATTACGCGGTCATCTGGTGAAACAAGATGCAGGTTTTTTTGCATGATTGAATGAAGCGGTTTTTTACTATTCACTAGATGAAGGAGATCTGCTTTTGTGAGAACACCTACTAGCCTGTTGTCTTTTTCTACCACTGGTAACATGGTGGGTCCAGGTTCACCAACTGTTTCTAGTATATCCTTCACATATGTTTCAGGGGAGATGGTTTTGTATTTTTTTTCGGTGACAGATGATGCATGTAAACGTGAAGCAGGGATCCCTCTTTTTCTTATAGAACCAAGTTTATAGGCTATCAAGTTATCAGTTATAATTCCTATTAGTTTTTTGTTTTCTACCACAGGTATTTTTGTTATATCATATTTTTTCATGAGTTCAAGAACGCGTGATAGGCTTTCGTCTTTATCAACG comes from the Candidatus Thermoplasmatota archaeon genome and includes:
- a CDS encoding sulfotransferase — protein: MKKITWKIVGILLEIYWPLQRVHNFFLSLVKDRSDTKIFCIGGPKTGTTSLHKALKILGYKSARMFDWPTYQKYGEEKYIEEIKKSSYDAFVDYPFGDKEFYKKIDLHFPESKFILTVRDTESLKKSYYNFYKNSQISERMLKNLSEKMKFLEKRNEEIINYFRDKPSRLLVMNITGGDGWEKLCNFLDKPIPNKLFPHKNKGNYREIDFK
- a CDS encoding CBS domain-containing protein; translation: MKVKDIMTKDVVYVDKDESLSRVLELMKKYDITKIPVVENKKLIGIITDNLIAYKLGSIRKRGIPASRLHASSVTEKKYKTISPETYVKDILETVGEPGPTMLPVVEKDNRLVGVLTKADLLHLVNSKKPLHSIMQKNLHLVSPDDRVIHARRIMIEKDVARLPVAHNGRLVGIISDIEIAFALADLKKSYSLGRQKHQLDELLVEDVMRTPVIWAEPHISALDAARIMIDKNIGALPLLEKEKIVGIVTRTDLLKTISI